The genomic DNA TGAACCCCGCTTCCGCCCAGTTATTGAAGATAAAGCCCAGGTTGGAAAACCCGCATTCCTGCAGGAACAGAAAGCCGTTGATGTCATCTTCATGCCCACACAGCGGGCAGGTGAAGTTGTCGGTGTGGCCGGGCATCCAGTCTTCCAGGCTTTCGAACAGGGCTTCGCCGACTTCTTTAAGGCATTCCGGGCAGCCAGCCTCCTCGAGAAAGCCTTTGGCCGGCGTGTAGATGCAGCGTTTGTAGATGATCTCCAGGCCGTTGATCGGCTCGCTGAACGGCAACGCCTCGGGATGCAGCACCACGGCGCGGGCGCCATCGGCCAGGGCATAGCCCATGCGGTTGCCGGTGCGGCCACAGGTGGTCAGCTCTTCCTTGATAATGTTCTTGCGCACCAGCCAGCGCACGATTGCCCGGGCGCGGGGTTCGTGGACGGGCAAGGTGGAGATTTTCGGGACAAGGATGCTTTGGGAGTTCATGAGAGTCCTGCGGTGTGGCGGCTTGCCCGCGAAGGGGCCCTAAAGGCTGGCAGCTTAATCCCTACCCCACACAGGTCAAGTACTCAAGTAACGCCCGATCAAGGCAACCCCGCTGGCCAACACCAGCCACGTCACCCACCGCACAAACGCCTCGCGGGACATGCGCATCGCCAGCCTGCGTCCCCACCACACCCCCAATGCCATCGCCGGCAACAGGCACAGCGCCAGCATCAGCAGCGGCAAGTCTGCATACACTCCAGCCATCAGGAACAGGCTCAGGCGCACCACCGTGCTGCAACTGATCAACGCACTCTGGGTGGCGCGCGCCGCGTCCTTGGGCAGACGACTGTTCAGGTAGATCGCGTATAAAAAGCCGCCACTGCCAAACAATGCACCAAACAAGCCGCCGACCGTGCCCATGGGAATCGACCAACCTTTTGACAGCTGCGCGGGCCGAGCCCTCACCGCCAGGGTATAAATCGCATAAGCGCTGATAAACAGCCCCATCAACAGCAACAACAGATCCGAATGCAGGGTGAGCAAAAACACCACGCCCAGCGTGCAACCAATGGCCATGCATGGCAGCAGCCGCAACAGCTCCGGCTTATCCACATCCCGTCGCGATTGCAACAGGTTGCCAAACGCCGCCACGAAATCCAGCAGCACCAGCAGCGGGATAATCTTCGACAGCGGCATGAACAGGATGAGGATCGGTCCCGCCACCAATGCCGTGCCGAAGCCGGCAATGCCGAACACAACGTAAGCCGCCACGATGCCGGCGCCGATCGCCAACCATTGCCCGCCGCCGAACGACCACTGGCTCATCAGTTCAACCAGGCCCATGGATTTTTCCTTGAAAGAGATGCCCCTGACTTTAGCCATCCTCGAGTGTTGCGACTAATATCTTCAAAGCCCTCCACCCATCTCGAAAAGGCATGACGCGTGATCTCCACCCGCCAACTGCGCTACTTCGTCGAAATCGCCGACAGCGGCAGCTTCAGCGCCGCCGCCGAGCGTCTGTTTATCGCGCAATCGGCCCTGAGCCGGCAGATCAAGGAGCTTGAAACCCGCTTGCAAACCCCGCTGTTCGAACGCACGGCCCGCCAGCCCCGGCTGACGGCAGCCGGTGAGGCGTTCTACCCGAGGGCGCGTAACCTTTTGACTGAGCTGCTCAAGGCCAGCGAATTGGCCACGCAGGTCGGCAATGGCCAGTTGGGCACTTTGCGCTTGAGCCATTCGAGCACTGTGCCGATGAGCGGGGCCTTGTTGCGGGGGATTGGCGCGTGGCTGGAGCGCTGCCCGGGGGCGTCGCTGGACATCGCCAAACTCTCCTCCGAAGCGCAACTGGAGGAAATCGCCGACGGTCGCCTGGAGGTCGGGCTGTTGCGCCTGCCGGTGTTGCGCCAACGTGAAGGGGTGCGTGTGGTGCCTTTATACAGTGAGCAAGTGTTACTCGCTGTGCCGCCGAATCACCCGCTGGCGCACAGCAACTCACCGGTCGAACTGGCGCAACTCAAGGACGAAGCGTTTATCTCGATACCCCACCCCCAGCGCGGCGGCCTGAGTTACCTGTCAGCCGAGTTGTGCATGCGTGCAGGATTTTTCCCCAAGGCGGCGCGGGTGATGTCACGCAAGACCACCCAGTTGCAGCTGATCCAGGCAGGCTTCGGTATTGCCTTGTTACCAAAATCCATGCAGGACATCGCCCCTGCCAACGTGCGCTTTTTACCCCTGGCCGACCCGGACTGCCTCAGCACCGTGGCTCTGGCCTGTGCCCAGGCACCCAGCGCGCTGGTCGAGCAATTCTGCCAAACCCTGCGCGAATGCCTATAAACTGCCGCCCATGACTAAAGATCGTTTCTCATGATTAAAGACCCGTTTGCCCGTTTGGGCCTGGACCGTGAAGTCCTGACTGTCAGCCAGCTCAACGGCCGTGCGCGGGTGTTGCTGGAGGACGTGTTTACCAATATCTGGGTCGAAGGCGAGATCTCCAACCTAGCCCGTCCGGCCTCCGGCCACGTGTATTTCACCCTCAAGGACAGCGGCGCCCAAGTGCGTTGCGCGCTGTTTCGCAACAACGCCGCGCGGGTGCGCCAGGCGTTGAAGGATGGCCTGGCGGTGAAAGTGCGCGGCAAGGTCTCACTGTTCGAAGGGCGCGGCGACTACCAATTGATCCTCGATACGGTGGAGCCGGCCGGTGACGGCGCGCTGCGCCTGGCCTTCGATGCGTTGAAGGAAAAGCTCAGCGCCGAAGGCCTGTTCAGTGCCGAGCGCAAGGTGCCGCTGCCGGCGCACCCTCGCCGCATTGGGATTATCAGCTCGCCGACCGGCGCGGTGATCCGCGACATCATCAGCGTATTCCGCCGCCGCGCCCCCAACGTTGAACTGACCCTGATCCCGACCGCCGTGCAGGGCCGCGAAGCCATTTCCCAGATTGTGCGCGCGTTGAAACTGGCGGATGCACGGGGCTTTGATGCACTGATCCTGGCCCGTGGCGGCGGTTCGCTGGAAGACCTTTGGTGTTTTAACGAAGAAGCCGTGGCCCGTGCGATTGACGCGTGCGTCACGCCCATCGTCAGCGCCGTTGGCCATGAAACCGATGTGTCCATCAGCGACTTCGTGGCGGACGTGCGCGCCCCGACGCCCTCCGCCGCCGCCGAACTGCTCGCGCCAGACGCCAGCCACCTCGTGCGCCAGGTTGAAAACCTGCACCGGCGTCTGGTGATGCTGATGCGCAACCGTCTCGCCCACGACCGCCTGCGCCTGGAAGGCATGGCCCGCCGCCTGCGCCACCCCGGCGAACGCCTGCGCCAGCAGGCCCAGCGCCTGGATGACCTGGACATGCGCCTGCGTCGTGCATTCGAGCGCAGCCTTAATACCCGTCGCGAGCGCCTGATCCGCCTGGAAACCCGCCTCGCCGGCCAACACCCCGGCCGTCAGTTGGCCCTGCTGCGCCAACGCCTGGACAGCCTCGCCGAACGCCTGCCCCGGGCCATGCGCGAAGGCCTCAAGGCGCGCCGCCTGCAACTGCAAAGCCAGGTGCAGACGCTGCAGGTGGTCAGCCCGCTGGCAACCCTGGGCCGTGGTTACAGCATCTTGCTGGACGAACGCGGCCAAGCCATTCGCAACGCTGCGCAAACCCATACCGGCCAGCGCCTGACCGCGCGACTGGGCGAAGGCCAATTGCAGGTGCGGGTGGAAGACAACCACCTGACGCCCGTCACCCTTTCGTTACTGGACTGACTGATGCCACGTTTTCTCAGCTTGTTGATGCTCGTTTGCCTGTCCCTCAACGCCCACGCCGACAGCTACATCACGCGCCTGCTGAACAAGCCGGTGCCCGGCGGCGTGGCGGTGGTCGACCTCGGCACGTCGGCCACGGCCCCCAAGGCCACGTACCTGAATCGGCCAGTGCTGGTGGTGAAGGAACAGAACAATTGGCTGGCGATCGTGGGGATTCCGCTGACCGTCAAACCCGGCACCGAACGCATCACCAGCGCCGGGAAAAACCTGCCGTTCGTGGTGGGTTTCAAAAAATACCCCGAGCAGCACATCACCCTGAAGAACAAAAGCCAGGTGAACCCCGACCCGGCGCAACTCAAGCGCATCGAGGGCGAACTGGCCGTGCAGCTCAAGGCCTACCGCAGCTTCAGCCCGAACACGCCAAGCAACCTTTTGCTGGACAAACCGGTGAACGGGCCATTGTCGAGCAAGTTTGGCGTGCGTCGTTTCTTTAATGGCGAAGAACGCAACCCGCATTCGGGTCTGGACTTCGCGGTCGGTGCCGGTACGCCGATCAAGACGCCGGCGGCGGGCAAGGTTATTTTGACCGGCAACTACTTCTTCAATGGCAATACGGTGTTTGTCGACCACGGCCAGGGGTTTATCAGCATGTTCTGTCATATGTCGAAGATCGACGTGAAAGTCGGCGAGCAACTGCCGCGCGGCGCGGTGGTGGGCAAGGTGGGTTCGACAGGCCGCGCGACCGGGCCACACATGCACTGGAACATCAGCCTCAATGACGCACGGGTTGACCCGGCGATCTTTATCGGCGCGTTCCAACCTTGATATGAAGGGTGAGGCCACTGGCCTCATCGCGGGCAAGCCCGGCTCCCACAGGGGGAATACCTTTACTGTGGGAGCTGGCTTGCCTGCGATGGCGCCAGGCCAGTCGACACTATTGCGCAGCTGACAAATGCCACGCAAACAAAACACGACTAATCCACAAATAAAGCAACAAAATCTCGTTTCCTACGCATACAGCAGAACTTCTCTCAATTTTTCTCGACTGCTTGCCATCTTTCACCCCGGCGGTTAGGGTTGGGCTTATGAAAACCTCTCACACCCTCATTCAGCTCCGCCAGCACCGCAGCCTGTGCCTTGTCAGCGCACGACTGCCAGGCTGAATCGATCTGCCTCGTCTTCTGCTTTATCCCTAATAAACGCTTATGGCAGGCCGCCTCTTCTCGGCCCCTAAACAAAGGATTTCCCGATGAGCATGCTCAAAGACCCGTCTTCGAAGTACCGCGCGTTCCCGACTATCGATATCCCAGACCGCACCTGGCCGTCGAAGACCATCACCCAAGCGCCGATCTGGTGCAGTTCCGACCTGCGTGATGGCAACCAGTCGCTGATCGAGCCGATGGACGCGGTGAAAAAGCTGCGTTTCTGGAAGACTCTGGTAGCGGTCGGCGTGAAGGAAATCGAAGCATCGTTCCCATCCGCCTCGCAAACCGACTTTGACTTCGTGCGTACCCTGATCGAAGAAGGCCATATCCCGGACGACACCACCATCCAGGTGCTGACCCAGGCCCGTGAAGACCTGATCGCGCGCACTTTCGAGTCGCTGCGCGGTGCGAAAAAAGCCATCGTTCACCTGTACAACGCCACGTCGCCATCCTTCCGTCGCATTGTGTTCAACCAGGACAAGGACGGCGTCAAAGCCATCGCGGTCAACGCGGCCAAGCTGTTCGTCAAATACGCCGCCCAACAGCCGGAAACCCAGTGGACGTTCCAGTACTCGCCGGAAACCTTCAGCGCCACTGAACTGGAGATCGCCAAAGAAGTGTGCGATGCGGTCATTGAGGTATGGAACCCGACGCCTGAACACAAGGTGATCCTCAACCTGCCGGCCACCGTGGAGTGCGCCACGCCGAACATCTATGCCGACCAGATCGAATGGTTCGGCCGCCATATCAACCGTCGTGACAGCGTGATCATCAGCCTGCACACCCACAACGACCGTGGCACCGGTGTGGCCGCCACCGAGCTTGGCCTGATGGCCGGCGCCGACCGTGTCGAAGGCTGCCTGTTCGGCAACGGCGAGCGCACCGGTAACGTCGACCTCGTGACCGTGGCACTGAACATGTACACCCAGGGCCTGGACCCGCAGCTGGACTTCTCCGACATCGACGGCGTGCGCAAAGTCGTCGAAGAGTGCAACCAGATTCAGGTGCACCCACGTCACCCGTATGTCGGCGACCTGGTACACACCGCGTTCTCCGGCTCCCACCAGGACGCAATCCGTAAGGGCTTCGCCCAGCAGAAAGACGACGCCCTGTGGGAAGTGCCGTACTTGCCGATCGACCCGGCCGATATCGGTCGCAGCTACGAAGCGGTGATCCGTGTGAACAGCCAGTCGGGCAAGGGTGGCATCGCCTACCTGCTGGAGCAGGAGTACGACATCAGCTTGCCGCGCCGCATGCAGATCGAATTCAGCCAAGTGGTACAGGCTGAAACCGACCGCGTGGGCCTGGAGATGACCGCACCGCAGATCTACGCCTTGCTGCAGCGTGAATACCTGCAAGCCAACACGCCGTATGCGCTGGTCAGCCATCGCCTGCAGGAAGAGAACGGCAACAGCTTTGTCGAGGTGGAAGTCTCGGGCAAAGGCCAGGGCGAAACCAACCTGCACTGGAAAGGCAAAGGCAACGGCGCCCTGGAAGCACTGGTGGCTGGCCTGCCGATTGGCGTGGAGATCATGGATTACAACGAACACGCCATCGGTGCGGGTACCAATGCCAAGGCCGCGGCGTACATCGAACTGCGTGTAAATGGCGAGCGCCCAGTGCATGGCGTGGGCATTGATGAAAACATCACCACCGCCAGCTTCAAGGCGCTGTTCAGCGCACTGAACCGCTCGCTGAGCCAGCAGGAAGCCAAGGCGGCGTAAGCTGACTGCTGAAATGCGAAAGGCCCCTGGATGCGAATCCCGGGGCCTTTTTTTGGACTGTTAGTTTTGTGGTGTTTGTGAGGGCCGCATCGCGGGCAAGCCCGCTCCCACAGTTGGCATGCATTCCCCTGTGGGAGCGGGCTTGCCCGCGATGGCGGCCCGTCAGGCAAACCAAAAACTGTCGACAGTCAGATCACGCATAGTTTCTCCGCTGCCTGTTGCAGCGTCTCCTCGCGTTTGGCAAAGCACAGGCGCACCAGGCGCTGGCCCTGAGGCGGGTGCTGATAGAACACCGAGACCGGAATCGTCGCCACGCCATGTTCGCGGGTCATCCACAACGACATGGCGACGTCATCCAGATCCGGACGGATCTTGGAATAATCCACCAGTTGGAAGTAAGTGCCGGCCACTCGAGTAAAGCTGAAGCGCGACGGCGCCAGCAAGTCGCAGAACAGGTCGCGCTTGGCCTGGTAGAACGCCGGCAGCGCTTCGACGTGTTCCGGGTGCTCGGCCATGAAATCGGCCAATGCGTATTGCAGAGGCGTCACACCGCAGAAGTTAACGTATTGATGCACCTTGCGCAGCTCGGCCGTGAGGGCCGGTGGCGCGACGACGTAGCCGGTTTTCCAGCCCGTGACGTGGTAGGTTTTGCCGAAGGAACTGACCACAAACGCGCGCTGATACAACTCTTCATGGGCGAGCACGCTGACATGGGACACGCCATCGAACACCAGATGTTCGTACACCTCATCGCTGACCAGATAAATATCACGGTCGCGAATCAGCTCAGCCAACCGGTCCAGCTCGGCGCGACTGATCAGGGCGCCGGTGGGGTTATGCGGGGAATTG from Pseudomonas tolaasii NCPPB 2192 includes the following:
- a CDS encoding pyridoxal phosphate-dependent aminotransferase, yielding MITSKLPNVGTTIFTTMSQLAAETGALNLSQGFPDFNGPQGLLDAVGKHIALGHNQYAPMTGLPVLREQVAAKIARSYGATVNVDSEVTITPGATEAIFCAIQAVIRNGDEVIVFDPSYDSYEPSVELAGGRCVHVQLSLNGFALDFETLEAALSPRTRMIILNSPHNPTGALISRAELDRLAELIRDRDIYLVSDEVYEHLVFDGVSHVSVLAHEELYQRAFVVSSFGKTYHVTGWKTGYVVAPPALTAELRKVHQYVNFCGVTPLQYALADFMAEHPEHVEALPAFYQAKRDLFCDLLAPSRFSFTRVAGTYFQLVDYSKIRPDLDDVAMSLWMTREHGVATIPVSVFYQHPPQGQRLVRLCFAKREETLQQAAEKLCVI
- a CDS encoding sulfite exporter TauE/SafE family protein, producing MGLVELMSQWSFGGGQWLAIGAGIVAAYVVFGIAGFGTALVAGPILILFMPLSKIIPLLVLLDFVAAFGNLLQSRRDVDKPELLRLLPCMAIGCTLGVVFLLTLHSDLLLLLMGLFISAYAIYTLAVRARPAQLSKGWSIPMGTVGGLFGALFGSGGFLYAIYLNSRLPKDAARATQSALISCSTVVRLSLFLMAGVYADLPLLMLALCLLPAMALGVWWGRRLAMRMSREAFVRWVTWLVLASGVALIGRYLST
- the leuA gene encoding 2-isopropylmalate synthase, which translates into the protein MSMLKDPSSKYRAFPTIDIPDRTWPSKTITQAPIWCSSDLRDGNQSLIEPMDAVKKLRFWKTLVAVGVKEIEASFPSASQTDFDFVRTLIEEGHIPDDTTIQVLTQAREDLIARTFESLRGAKKAIVHLYNATSPSFRRIVFNQDKDGVKAIAVNAAKLFVKYAAQQPETQWTFQYSPETFSATELEIAKEVCDAVIEVWNPTPEHKVILNLPATVECATPNIYADQIEWFGRHINRRDSVIISLHTHNDRGTGVAATELGLMAGADRVEGCLFGNGERTGNVDLVTVALNMYTQGLDPQLDFSDIDGVRKVVEECNQIQVHPRHPYVGDLVHTAFSGSHQDAIRKGFAQQKDDALWEVPYLPIDPADIGRSYEAVIRVNSQSGKGGIAYLLEQEYDISLPRRMQIEFSQVVQAETDRVGLEMTAPQIYALLQREYLQANTPYALVSHRLQEENGNSFVEVEVSGKGQGETNLHWKGKGNGALEALVAGLPIGVEIMDYNEHAIGAGTNAKAAAYIELRVNGERPVHGVGIDENITTASFKALFSALNRSLSQQEAKAA
- a CDS encoding LysR family transcriptional regulator, which produces MISTRQLRYFVEIADSGSFSAAAERLFIAQSALSRQIKELETRLQTPLFERTARQPRLTAAGEAFYPRARNLLTELLKASELATQVGNGQLGTLRLSHSSTVPMSGALLRGIGAWLERCPGASLDIAKLSSEAQLEEIADGRLEVGLLRLPVLRQREGVRVVPLYSEQVLLAVPPNHPLAHSNSPVELAQLKDEAFISIPHPQRGGLSYLSAELCMRAGFFPKAARVMSRKTTQLQLIQAGFGIALLPKSMQDIAPANVRFLPLADPDCLSTVALACAQAPSALVEQFCQTLRECL
- the xseA gene encoding exodeoxyribonuclease VII large subunit encodes the protein MIKDPFARLGLDREVLTVSQLNGRARVLLEDVFTNIWVEGEISNLARPASGHVYFTLKDSGAQVRCALFRNNAARVRQALKDGLAVKVRGKVSLFEGRGDYQLILDTVEPAGDGALRLAFDALKEKLSAEGLFSAERKVPLPAHPRRIGIISSPTGAVIRDIISVFRRRAPNVELTLIPTAVQGREAISQIVRALKLADARGFDALILARGGGSLEDLWCFNEEAVARAIDACVTPIVSAVGHETDVSISDFVADVRAPTPSAAAELLAPDASHLVRQVENLHRRLVMLMRNRLAHDRLRLEGMARRLRHPGERLRQQAQRLDDLDMRLRRAFERSLNTRRERLIRLETRLAGQHPGRQLALLRQRLDSLAERLPRAMREGLKARRLQLQSQVQTLQVVSPLATLGRGYSILLDERGQAIRNAAQTHTGQRLTARLGEGQLQVRVEDNHLTPVTLSLLD
- a CDS encoding M23 family metallopeptidase: MPRFLSLLMLVCLSLNAHADSYITRLLNKPVPGGVAVVDLGTSATAPKATYLNRPVLVVKEQNNWLAIVGIPLTVKPGTERITSAGKNLPFVVGFKKYPEQHITLKNKSQVNPDPAQLKRIEGELAVQLKAYRSFSPNTPSNLLLDKPVNGPLSSKFGVRRFFNGEERNPHSGLDFAVGAGTPIKTPAAGKVILTGNYFFNGNTVFVDHGQGFISMFCHMSKIDVKVGEQLPRGAVVGKVGSTGRATGPHMHWNISLNDARVDPAIFIGAFQP